The following proteins come from a genomic window of Lolium rigidum isolate FL_2022 chromosome 5, APGP_CSIRO_Lrig_0.1, whole genome shotgun sequence:
- the LOC124657694 gene encoding wall-associated receptor kinase 3-like, which translates to MVSLLLLCSAAAAQPVQGAGAGPPPNCPTRCGNVSVPYPFGIGDGCYWPGFNLTCDRTRLLLVGGGGTLQVVEISLANSTVRVVDSAGQVNLTFDGAVDGNGTWVGAGAGPYVVSERHNQFVVTGCNVQATLVGDGGGNNVISGCSSFCSINDKWTGVVTSSPGDGAAAACSGIGCCETPIPIGRPSYGVQFKYLDSSHEHDDKLPIAVRIAERGWFDATSAALLNDSTGYAPSRRPAAPVVLEFAVDSNPVVMPGVATSGCPKDAARSACRSSLSSCLNVTGNYRSGYVCRCHDGYQGNPYLAGGCKDVDECALPGICSGKCTNTAGGYLCRCPRGTSGDPRIKNGCVKSSLGLSIGIGIGSGAGLLLLVLGAIFVTRKLKHRRAKMLRQKFFKQNRGHLLQQLVSQKADIAERMIIPLGELDKATNSFDKAREIGKGGHGTVYKGIMPDLHVVAIKKSKVAVQREIDEFINEVAILSQINHRNVVKLFGCCLETEVPLLVYEFISNGTLYHHLHAEGPTSLPWKVRLRIATETAGALAYLHSAVAFPIVHRDIKSQNILLDDTLTAKVSDFGASRGIPSDETGDVETAIQGTLGYLDPLYCSTGILNENSDVYSFGVFLMELLTRKKPYLYRSSEEDNLITHFTSMLMKGDLVDVLDPQVVDEGGKEVEEVAMLAAACVRLQGEHRPTMRHVEMNLENLRASHVKVLALDMNAPSYALIEGTNTEEVSRQYSLEEEYLLSSRYPR; encoded by the exons ATGGTGTCGCTGCTGCTGCTCTGCTCGGCGGCTGCTGCTCAGCCCGTACAAGGCGCAGGAGCAGGACCGCCGCCGAACTGCCCAACCAGGTGCGGCAACGTGAGCGTGCCGTACCCGTTCGGCATCGGCGACGGGTGCTACTGGCCGGGCTTCAACCTCACCTGCGACCGGACGCGCCTGctgctcgtcggcggcggcggcaccctcCAGGTCGTGGAGATCTCCCTGGCAAACTCCACGGTGCGCGTTGTGGACAGCGCGGGACAGGTCAACCTCACCTTCGACGGGGCGGTCGACGGCAACGGCACGTgggtcggcgccggcgccggcccgtACGTGGTGTCCGAGAGGCACAACCAGTTCGTCGTCACGGGATGCAACGTGCAGGCCACGCTGGTCGGGGACGGCGGCGGCAACAACGTCATCAGCGGCTGCTCCTCCTTCTGCTCCATCAACGACAAGTGGACGGGCGTCGTCACGAGCTCCCCAGGCGACGGCGCCGCGGCCGCGTGCTCCGGCATCGGCTGCTGCGAGACGCCCATCCCCATCGGCCGCCCCTCCTACGGCGTGCAGTTCAAGTACCTAGACTCGAGCCACGAGCACGACGACAAGCTGCCCATCGCGGTGCGCATCGCCGAGCGAGGCTGGTTCGACGCCACCTCCGCCGCGCTACTCAACGACTCGACCGGGTACGCCCCCTCGCGCCGGCCGGCGGCCCCCGTGGTTCTCGAATTCGCGGTGGATTCGAACCCGGTGGTGATGCCGGGAGTGGCGACGTCGGGCTGCCCCAAGGACGCGGCGAGGAGCGCGTGCCGCAGCAGCCTCAGCTCCTGCCTCAACGTCACCGGCAACTACCGCAGCGGTTACGTGTGCCGGTGCCACGACGGGTACCAGGGCAACCCTTACCTTGCCGGTGGATGCAAAGACGTCGACGAGTGCGCGTTGCCGGGCATCTGCTCCGGCAAGTGCACCAACACGGCCGGAGGGTACCTTTGCAGGTGTCCGCGCGGCACCAGTGGCGACCCGCGCATCAAAAATGGTTGCGTCAAGTCTTCCCTAG GCTTAAGTATTGGCATAGGAATTGGCAGTGGCGCTGGCCTTCTACTCCTGGTACTTGGTGCTATCTTTGTGACTCGAAAGCTGAAGCATCGTAGAGCAAAAATGCTGAGGCAGAAATTCTTCAAGCAAAACCGTGGGCATCTGTTGCAGCAATTGGTGTCACAAAAGGCTGACATTGCTGAGAGAATGATCATACCCTTGGGGGAGCTGGATAAGGCAACAAATAGTTTCGACAAAGCTCGTGAGATCGGAAAAGGAGGGCACGGCACGGTCTACAAAGGGATCATGCCGGACCTGCATGTCGTGGCTATTAAGAAGTCCAAAGTCGCAGTCCAAAGGGAAATCGATGAGTTCATAAATGAAGTAGCTATTCTATCGCAGATCAACCATCGAAATGTCGTGAAGCTTTTCGGGTGCTGCCTTGAAACAGAGGTGCCACTACTGGTGTATGAGTTTATTTCCAACGGAACActttatcatcatcttcatgcggaGGGACCAACATCATTGCCATGGAAGGTTAGGCTAAGAATTGCAACGGAAACCGCGGGAGCTCTCGCGTACCTTCACTCTGCCGTCGCGTTCCCTATAGTCCATAGGGATATCAAGTCCCAGAACATTCTATTGGATGACACTCTGACAGCAAAGGTATCAGACTTTGGAGCTTCTAGGGGTATTCCAAGCGATGAAACAGGTGATGTTGAAACTGCTATCCAGGGAACTCTGGGGTACCTAGATCCCTTATACTGCTCCACGGGGATTCTTAATGAAAATAGCGATGTCTATAGCTTTGGTGTCTTTCTCATGGAGTTGCTGACCAGAAAGAAACCATATCTATACCGGTCATCCGAGGAGGACAACCTCATTACACATTTCACCTCCATGCTCATGAAAGGCGATCTGGTCGATGTGTTGGATCCTCAGGTCGTGGATGAAGGGGGCAAAGAAGTTGAAGAGGTTGCCATGCTGGCAGCCGCCTGTGTGAGGCTGCAAGGAGAACACCGACCGACCATGAGGCATGTGGAGATGAATCTAGAGAACCTTCGGGCATCACATGTTAAGGTTCTGGCACTTGATATGAATGCACCAAGTTATGCATTGATCGAGGGTACAAACACGGAGGAGGTAAGCAGACAATATAGTTTAGAAGAAGAATATTTGTTGTCATCAAGATACCCTCGGTAG